A region of Desulfocurvus vexinensis DSM 17965 DNA encodes the following proteins:
- a CDS encoding B12-binding domain-containing radical SAM protein, with the protein MAIEASRGCAYACNFCSIPACQRLAGEARRRRLRDPHAVACEMATIVDTFCLKDFWFMDADVLGPPGQRKHTLARARAIAKLPRDITLEIDARADSIPPEIIRAFQAAGLKRCFVGVDSFDGPTLTRLAKGTPPETNLRAIETLQYHGVRPIIGIIMFHPASTLGQLRKDHHVLRSIGYEKPICSSG; encoded by the coding sequence GTGGCAATCGAGGCCTCCCGCGGGTGCGCTTACGCCTGCAACTTCTGCAGCATCCCAGCCTGCCAGCGCCTGGCGGGGGAGGCCCGTCGGCGCCGCCTGCGCGACCCGCATGCCGTGGCTTGCGAAATGGCGACGATCGTAGACACTTTCTGCCTCAAGGATTTCTGGTTCATGGATGCCGACGTGCTCGGCCCTCCGGGGCAACGGAAACACACCCTGGCCCGGGCCCGGGCCATCGCAAAGCTTCCGCGCGACATCACGCTGGAGATCGACGCCCGCGCGGATTCCATCCCACCCGAGATTATCCGCGCCTTCCAGGCCGCAGGCCTGAAGCGATGTTTCGTGGGTGTGGACTCCTTCGACGGCCCAACGCTCACGCGCCTCGCCAAGGGGACACCCCCCGAGACGAACCTGCGCGCCATTGAAACGCTGCAATACCACGGGGTCCGGCCAATCATCGGCATCATCATGTTCCATCCAGCGAGCACGCTGGGCCAACTCCGAAAGGACCACCACGTGTTGCGCTCGATCGGCTACGAAAAACCCATATGCTCTTCAGGCTGA
- a CDS encoding YybH family protein, whose product MSDRCAQKARPAVSPAILPQQGPHRAARPATALMLAVLTVAALALLPGCVARTAPGGGQPATGAPAATPAPAPQPCPPGPGLAPAPQCAHDLEAVSAVVQALVAARNACDPAALLELYAEGAGIMTWLPEEGRDAIVPRLRFATLLPAKAANWRTHGRTHTLTDPPAVTITGDTARAEFDLLVREGEAQATGHFSLLLLRQPDGPWRITRETYAQPH is encoded by the coding sequence ATGTCCGATCGATGCGCCCAGAAGGCCCGGCCCGCCGTCAGCCCCGCCATCCTGCCCCAACAAGGGCCGCACCGCGCCGCGCGCCCGGCCACGGCCCTGATGCTCGCGGTCCTGACGGTCGCGGCGCTGGCGCTGCTGCCCGGGTGCGTGGCCCGCACGGCGCCGGGAGGCGGGCAGCCCGCCACCGGGGCCCCTGCTGCGACGCCCGCGCCCGCGCCCCAGCCCTGCCCGCCCGGGCCCGGGCTGGCCCCGGCCCCCCAGTGCGCGCACGATCTGGAGGCCGTGTCCGCCGTGGTCCAGGCCCTGGTGGCGGCCCGCAACGCCTGCGACCCCGCCGCCCTGCTGGAGCTGTACGCCGAGGGCGCGGGCATCATGACCTGGCTGCCCGAGGAAGGCCGCGACGCCATCGTGCCCCGGCTGCGCTTCGCCACACTGCTGCCCGCCAAGGCCGCGAACTGGCGCACCCACGGGCGCACCCATACCCTCACAGACCCGCCCGCCGTCACCATCACCGGCGACACGGCCCGCGCCGAATTCGACCTGCTGGTGCGCGAGGGCGAGGCCCAGGCCACCGGCCACTTCTCCCTGCTGCTGCTGCGCCAGCCCGACGGCCCCTGGCGCATCACCCGCGAAACCTACGCCCAGCCCCACTGA